One part of the Streptomyces sp. NBC_00286 genome encodes these proteins:
- a CDS encoding MBL fold metallo-hydrolase codes for MLNTVWAEAGWEELAPGVGRCRLPGWDCTVGLVVGEGAALMIDAGSSVREGVRLRTEAQALLGGGRVTHLALTHAHFDHVLGAAAFAGVEVFGAVGVDKVLADDRDELRADAVRNGADPREAAEATDLLVRPRHLVSGEWTLDLGGGRQVLLANVGPGHTPHDLAVLVPAGPGSPGGPGAVPSPEALEAREVVFCGDLVEESGEPQAGPDAVPSHWPAALDRLLALGGEDAVYVPGHGAAVDAGFVRAQRDALARRFGV; via the coding sequence ATGCTGAACACGGTCTGGGCGGAGGCGGGGTGGGAGGAGCTGGCCCCCGGGGTCGGGCGGTGCCGTCTTCCCGGGTGGGACTGCACGGTCGGGCTGGTCGTCGGCGAGGGGGCGGCGCTCATGATCGACGCGGGGTCGAGCGTGCGGGAGGGCGTACGGCTGCGTACGGAGGCGCAAGCGCTCCTCGGAGGTGGCAGGGTGACCCATCTCGCGCTCACGCACGCACACTTCGACCACGTCCTCGGGGCGGCGGCGTTCGCGGGGGTCGAGGTCTTCGGGGCGGTGGGCGTGGACAAGGTGCTGGCTGACGACCGCGATGAGCTGCGCGCGGATGCGGTGCGCAACGGCGCGGACCCGCGCGAGGCGGCCGAGGCGACGGATCTCCTCGTCCGGCCGCGGCATCTGGTGTCCGGCGAGTGGACGCTGGACCTGGGCGGCGGGCGGCAGGTGCTGCTGGCGAATGTGGGGCCTGGGCATACGCCGCACGATCTGGCGGTGCTGGTTCCCGCCGGGCCCGGCAGCCCCGGCGGACCTGGTGCGGTCCCCTCCCCTGAAGCTCTCGAGGCCCGCGAGGTCGTCTTCTGCGGCGACCTGGTCGAGGAGTCCGGCGAACCGCAGGCCGGCCCCGACGCCGTACCGTCCCACTGGCCCGCGGCCCTGGACCGGCTGCTGGCCCTGGGCGGCGAGGACGCGGTGTACGTCCCCGGGCACGGCGCCGCGGTGGACGCGGGCTTCGTCCGGGCCCAACGGGACGCGTTGGCAAGGCGTTTCGGGGTGTGA
- a CDS encoding HAMP domain-containing protein: MTAARDGDFTKVPESGQGLVAELNAVFNQIMGRDAHFNSEVQRVRRELVRHGRLDERLSASPGQGQWTTRVDDVNQLLDALVAPAANATRVLDAVAGGDLTQRVDLHDGNRQLRGDLRRLGRAVNKMVDQLSLFTGEVTRVAREVGTEGRLGGRAKVTGLSGSWRDVTEAVNTMASRLTAQVRDIALVTTAVARGDLTRSVTVEATGELLELKLTVNTMVDQLSAFADEVTRVAREVGTEGQLGGRAQVRGVSGVWKDLTDNVNFMASNLTSQVRNIAQVTTAVANGDLSQKITVDAQGEILELKSTINTMVDQLSAFADEVTRVAREVGTEGNLGGRAQVRGVSGVWKDLTDNVNFMADNLTSQVRNIALVSTAVAQGDLGKKITVEAKGEILELKSTINTMVDQLSAFADEVTRVAREVGTEGNLGGQAQVRGVSGVWKDLTDNVNFMALNLTSQVRNIAQVTTAVANGDLSKKITVDARGEILELKDTVNTMVEQLRAFADEVTRVAREVGTDGRLGGRAQVLGVSGVWRDLTDNVNYMADNLTSQVRNIAQVATAVAQGDLSKKIDVDARGEILELKTTINTMVDTLSSFSSEVTRVAREVGSEGQLGGQARVEGVYGTWKRLTTNVNELASNLTTQVRAIAEVASAVAQGDMSRSISVETRGEVAELKDNINLMVANLRETTRAKDWLESNLARLAALMQGHRDLMEVADLLLRELTPLVNAQYGAFYLADPDEDSTALRTAVPGKGLAFIAGYGAAQGATVETGGLPVHGLVAQAAREKKRILVEEAPPDYIKINSGLGEASPSSVVIIPILFEDKLLGVIELASFSRFSDVHLAFFDQFVNTIAVAINTIIANSRTESLLGQSQRLATQLQERSDELQRQQAELQRSNAELEEKAALLATSSQYKSEFLANMSHELRTPLNSLLILARLLSDNPDGHLSDQEVQFASTIHRSGSDLLQLINDILDLSKIEAGRMDVRPKKLPLIKLLDYVHATFRPLTLDRGLAFEVAVGEGVPREMYSDEQRLQQILRNLLSNAIKFTANGRVELRVNRVKDPEHRYTRGEHDDVIAFEVTDTGIGIAPEKLPVIFEAFQQADGTTNRKYGGTGLGLSISREIAGLLGGRIIAESQPGKGSTFTLYVPVASPGHAATGPVPEERQSPVPEQLSTESTAESTESADSIGSYTAHDTDDTWPTLTKLEEWKAGRAGQLLPGRRVLIVDDDIRNVFALTHVLGRVGMPVLYAENGREGIETLERNPDVELVLMDIMMPEMDGYETIAAIRRTSRWAGLPIVALTAKAMPGDREKSIARGANDYVPKPVDVDQLLTVVCALLDPAGEDDGHDDGEGDDAEAEGHGEEPETVGPAPIPSPND; this comes from the coding sequence ATGACCGCTGCCCGCGACGGTGACTTCACGAAGGTGCCGGAGTCGGGGCAGGGGCTGGTCGCCGAGCTCAACGCCGTGTTCAACCAGATCATGGGGCGTGACGCGCACTTCAACTCCGAGGTGCAGCGCGTCCGTCGGGAGCTGGTGCGCCACGGCCGCCTCGACGAGCGGCTCTCCGCGAGCCCCGGCCAGGGCCAGTGGACGACCAGGGTCGACGACGTCAACCAGCTGCTCGACGCGCTGGTGGCACCCGCCGCGAACGCGACACGCGTACTGGACGCGGTCGCCGGCGGCGATCTGACCCAGCGGGTCGACCTGCACGACGGGAACCGTCAACTCCGTGGCGATCTCCGCCGGTTGGGGCGAGCCGTCAACAAGATGGTCGACCAGCTGTCCCTGTTCACCGGAGAGGTGACCCGGGTCGCACGCGAGGTCGGCACCGAGGGGCGGCTGGGCGGTCGCGCCAAGGTGACGGGTCTTTCCGGGAGTTGGCGGGATGTGACCGAGGCCGTCAACACGATGGCGTCCCGGCTGACCGCGCAGGTGCGGGACATCGCCCTGGTGACGACGGCGGTGGCGCGGGGCGATCTGACCCGCTCGGTGACGGTCGAGGCGACGGGCGAGCTGCTCGAACTGAAGCTGACCGTGAACACGATGGTCGACCAGCTCTCCGCCTTCGCCGACGAGGTCACCCGCGTGGCCCGCGAGGTGGGCACGGAGGGCCAGTTGGGCGGTCGGGCGCAGGTGCGCGGCGTGTCCGGGGTCTGGAAGGACCTCACCGACAACGTCAACTTCATGGCGTCCAACCTGACCAGCCAAGTCCGAAATATCGCCCAAGTCACCACGGCCGTGGCCAACGGCGACCTCAGCCAGAAGATCACGGTCGACGCCCAGGGCGAGATCCTCGAACTCAAGTCGACCATCAACACGATGGTCGACCAGCTCTCCGCCTTCGCCGACGAGGTCACCCGCGTGGCCCGCGAGGTCGGCACCGAGGGCAACCTCGGAGGTCGCGCCCAGGTCCGTGGCGTATCGGGCGTCTGGAAAGACCTCACCGACAACGTCAACTTCATGGCGGACAACCTGACGTCGCAGGTACGGAACATCGCCCTCGTCTCGACCGCCGTCGCCCAGGGCGACCTCGGCAAGAAGATCACGGTGGAGGCGAAGGGCGAGATCCTGGAGCTGAAGTCGACGATCAACACAATGGTGGACCAGCTCTCCGCCTTCGCCGACGAGGTCACCCGCGTGGCCCGCGAGGTCGGCACCGAGGGCAACCTGGGAGGTCAGGCCCAGGTCCGCGGCGTATCAGGGGTCTGGAAAGACCTCACCGACAACGTCAACTTCATGGCGCTCAACCTGACGTCACAGGTGCGGAACATCGCTCAGGTGACCACCGCCGTCGCGAACGGCGACCTGTCCAAGAAAATCACCGTCGACGCCCGCGGCGAGATCCTCGAACTCAAGGACACCGTCAACACGATGGTGGAGCAACTGCGCGCCTTCGCCGACGAGGTGACCAGGGTGGCCCGCGAGGTCGGCACGGACGGGCGGCTCGGCGGACGTGCCCAAGTGCTCGGCGTCTCGGGTGTGTGGCGGGATCTGACCGACAACGTCAACTACATGGCGGACAACCTCACTTCGCAGGTGCGGAACATCGCGCAGGTCGCCACCGCCGTGGCCCAGGGCGACCTCTCCAAGAAGATCGACGTGGACGCGCGCGGCGAGATCCTGGAGCTGAAGACCACGATCAACACGATGGTGGACACCCTGTCGTCGTTCTCGTCCGAGGTGACGCGGGTGGCCCGCGAGGTGGGTTCCGAGGGCCAACTCGGCGGCCAGGCAAGGGTCGAGGGCGTGTACGGCACCTGGAAGCGCCTGACGACGAACGTGAACGAACTCGCCTCCAACCTCACCACCCAGGTCCGCGCGATCGCCGAGGTCGCCTCCGCGGTCGCCCAGGGCGACATGTCCCGCTCCATCTCGGTGGAGACCCGCGGCGAGGTCGCCGAGCTGAAGGACAACATCAACCTGATGGTGGCCAACCTGCGCGAGACGACCCGCGCGAAGGACTGGCTGGAGTCGAACCTCGCCCGCCTCGCCGCGCTGATGCAGGGCCACCGCGACCTGATGGAGGTCGCCGACCTGCTGCTGCGCGAGCTGACGCCGCTGGTGAATGCGCAGTACGGCGCGTTCTATCTGGCCGACCCCGACGAGGACAGCACGGCACTGCGAACGGCCGTGCCCGGCAAGGGACTTGCCTTCATCGCCGGGTACGGCGCGGCGCAGGGCGCGACCGTGGAGACCGGCGGGCTCCCGGTGCACGGCCTGGTGGCGCAGGCGGCCCGCGAGAAGAAGCGGATCCTCGTCGAGGAGGCTCCACCGGACTACATCAAGATCAACAGCGGTCTGGGCGAGGCGTCCCCGTCGAGTGTCGTCATCATCCCGATCCTCTTCGAGGACAAGCTCCTCGGCGTGATCGAGCTGGCGTCCTTCTCCCGCTTCTCCGACGTCCACCTGGCGTTCTTCGACCAGTTCGTGAACACCATCGCCGTCGCGATCAACACCATCATCGCCAACTCCCGTACGGAGTCCCTGCTCGGCCAGTCCCAGCGCCTTGCCACCCAGCTCCAGGAGCGCTCCGACGAACTCCAGCGGCAGCAGGCCGAGTTGCAGCGCTCGAACGCCGAACTGGAGGAGAAGGCAGCCCTCCTGGCGACGTCATCCCAGTACAAGTCGGAGTTCCTGGCGAACATGTCGCACGAGCTGCGCACCCCGCTGAACTCGCTGCTGATCCTCGCCCGGCTGCTCTCCGACAACCCGGACGGCCATCTCTCCGACCAGGAAGTGCAGTTCGCGTCCACGATCCACCGCTCGGGCTCGGACCTGCTCCAGCTGATCAACGACATCCTCGACCTGTCGAAGATCGAGGCCGGCCGGATGGACGTACGCCCGAAGAAGCTGCCGCTGATCAAGCTGCTCGACTACGTCCACGCCACGTTCCGGCCGCTCACGCTGGACCGGGGGCTCGCCTTCGAGGTGGCGGTCGGTGAGGGCGTACCGCGCGAGATGTACTCGGACGAGCAGCGCCTCCAGCAGATCCTGCGCAATCTGCTGTCCAACGCGATCAAGTTCACCGCGAACGGCCGGGTCGAACTGCGCGTCAACCGCGTCAAGGACCCCGAGCACCGCTACACGCGCGGCGAGCACGACGACGTGATCGCCTTCGAGGTGACGGACACCGGCATCGGTATCGCGCCGGAGAAACTCCCGGTGATCTTCGAGGCGTTCCAGCAGGCCGACGGCACCACGAACCGCAAGTACGGCGGCACGGGCCTCGGTCTGTCCATCAGCCGCGAGATCGCCGGACTGCTCGGCGGCCGCATCATCGCCGAGAGCCAGCCGGGAAAGGGTTCCACCTTCACGCTGTACGTCCCTGTCGCCAGCCCCGGCCACGCGGCGACCGGTCCCGTACCCGAGGAGCGCCAGTCGCCCGTACCCGAGCAGCTGTCCACCGAGTCCACCGCCGAGTCCACCGAATCCGCCGACTCCATCGGGTCGTACACCGCCCACGACACGGACGACACCTGGCCCACGCTCACCAAGCTGGAGGAGTGGAAGGCGGGCCGGGCGGGTCAACTCCTGCCGGGACGCCGGGTGTTGATCGTGGACGACGACATCCGCAACGTCTTCGCGCTCACGCATGTACTGGGCCGGGTCGGGATGCCCGTGCTGTACGCGGAGAACGGCCGCGAGGGCATCGAGACGCTGGAGCGCAACCCCGACGTCGAACTGGTGCTGATGGACATCATGATGCCGGAGATGGACGGTTACGAGACCATCGCCGCCATCCGCCGCACCTCACGCTGGGCCGGTCTCCCCATCGTCGCCCTCACCGCCAAGGCGATGCCCGGCGACCGCGAGAAGTCCATCGCCCGCGGCGCCAACGACTACGTACCCAAGCCGGTGGACGTCGATCAACTGCTGACCGTCGTCTGCGCCCTCCTGGACCCGGCCGGAGAAGACGACGGACATGACGACGGAGAAGGCGACGATGCGGAGGCGGAGGGACACGGCGAGGAGCCGGAAACCGTCGGCCCCGCCCCCATACCGTCGCCGAACGACTGA
- the hemW gene encoding radical SAM family heme chaperone HemW encodes MPSALPDGEPVPDDGTLPAHALAGAAARPLGFYLHVPYCATRCGYCDFNTYTATELRGSGGVLASRDNYASTLIDEVRLARKVLGDDPRPVRTVFVGGGTPTLLAAGDLVRMLGAIRDEFGLAEDAEITTEANPESVDPAYLAALRAGGFNRISFGMQSARQHVLKVLDRTHTPGRPEACVAEARAAGFEHVNLDLIYGTPGESDDDWRASLEAALGAGPDHVSAYALIVEEGTQLARRIRRGEVPMTDDDVHADRYLIADEVLAGAGFEWYEVSNWATSRAGRCLHNELYWRGADWWGAGPGAHSHVGGVRWWNVKHPGAYAGRLAEGRSPGAGRELLSEEDRRVERILLELRLREGAPLSLLHPEGLAASRRALSEGLLAEGPYDEGRAVLTLRGRLLADAVVRDLVD; translated from the coding sequence ATGCCTTCCGCACTTCCCGACGGTGAGCCCGTCCCCGACGACGGGACGCTGCCCGCGCACGCCCTGGCGGGCGCCGCCGCGCGCCCCCTCGGGTTCTACCTCCACGTGCCGTACTGCGCGACGCGCTGCGGCTACTGCGACTTCAACACGTACACCGCGACCGAGCTGCGCGGCAGCGGGGGCGTGCTCGCCTCCCGCGACAACTACGCCTCGACCCTGATCGACGAGGTGCGGCTGGCCCGCAAGGTCCTGGGCGACGACCCCCGTCCCGTCCGCACGGTCTTCGTCGGGGGCGGTACGCCGACTCTGCTGGCCGCCGGTGATCTCGTACGGATGCTGGGGGCTATCCGGGATGAGTTCGGGCTCGCGGAGGATGCGGAGATCACGACGGAGGCGAATCCGGAGTCGGTGGATCCTGCGTATCTGGCCGCGCTGCGGGCCGGGGGTTTCAACCGGATCTCGTTCGGGATGCAGAGTGCGCGGCAGCATGTGCTGAAGGTGCTGGACCGTACGCATACGCCGGGGCGACCCGAGGCGTGTGTCGCGGAGGCGCGGGCGGCTGGCTTCGAGCACGTGAACCTGGATCTGATCTACGGCACGCCCGGGGAGTCGGATGACGACTGGCGGGCGTCGTTGGAGGCGGCTCTGGGGGCCGGGCCGGATCATGTGTCGGCGTACGCGTTGATCGTCGAGGAAGGGACGCAGTTGGCGCGGCGGATTCGGCGCGGTGAGGTTCCGATGACGGATGACGACGTCCACGCGGACCGGTATCTGATCGCGGACGAGGTGCTGGCGGGGGCCGGGTTCGAGTGGTACGAGGTGTCGAACTGGGCCACGTCGCGGGCCGGGCGGTGCCTGCACAACGAGTTGTACTGGCGGGGGGCCGACTGGTGGGGGGCCGGGCCCGGGGCTCACAGTCACGTCGGCGGGGTGCGGTGGTGGAACGTCAAGCATCCCGGTGCGTACGCCGGGCGCCTTGCGGAGGGCCGCTCACCGGGAGCCGGACGGGAACTGCTGTCCGAGGAGGACCGCCGCGTGGAGCGCATCCTCCTGGAGCTGCGGCTCCGGGAGGGCGCGCCGCTTTCCCTGCTGCACCCCGAGGGCCTCGCGGCTTCACGCCGCGCGCTGTCCGAGGGGCTTCTGGCGGAGGGGCCGTACGACGAGGGGCGGGCTGTTCTTACGTTGCGGGGGCGGTTGCTGGCGGATGCGGTGGTGAGGGATCTGGTCGACTGA
- a CDS encoding DUF3097 domain-containing protein, translating into MRQYSPDLTPPWKKRGPVPEVPAEPGLVVEEPGTGFCGAVIRCEAATVTLEDRFGKHRVFPLEPRGFLLEGRVVTLVRPSSAPVRPTRTASGSVAVPGARARVARAGRIYVEGRHDAELVEKVWGDDLRIEGVVVEYLEGIDDLPSIVADFDPGADARLGVLVDHLVPGSKESRIAEAVTSEYALVVGHPYIDVWEAVKPSSVGIEGWPRVPRGQDWKTGVCQALGWPENTGAAWGRILDSVRSYRDLEPELLGSVERLIDHVTVT; encoded by the coding sequence ATGCGCCAGTACTCACCGGATCTGACTCCTCCCTGGAAGAAGCGTGGGCCTGTACCGGAGGTCCCGGCCGAGCCCGGCCTCGTCGTCGAGGAGCCCGGCACCGGCTTCTGCGGCGCCGTGATCCGCTGCGAGGCGGCAACGGTCACGCTGGAGGACCGCTTCGGCAAGCACCGGGTGTTCCCGCTGGAGCCGCGTGGCTTTCTGCTGGAGGGGCGGGTGGTGACGCTCGTACGTCCGTCGTCGGCGCCGGTACGTCCCACGCGTACCGCCTCCGGCTCGGTGGCCGTCCCCGGCGCCCGCGCCCGCGTGGCCCGTGCCGGGCGGATCTACGTGGAGGGGCGCCACGACGCGGAACTGGTCGAGAAGGTGTGGGGCGACGATCTGCGCATCGAGGGCGTAGTCGTGGAGTACCTGGAGGGCATCGACGACCTCCCGTCGATCGTGGCTGATTTCGACCCTGGCGCCGATGCCCGCCTGGGCGTCCTGGTGGACCACCTGGTGCCGGGCAGCAAGGAGTCGCGTATCGCGGAGGCGGTGACGAGTGAGTACGCGTTGGTGGTGGGCCATCCGTACATCGACGTCTGGGAGGCGGTGAAGCCGTCGTCGGTGGGGATTGAGGGGTGGCCCCGGGTCCCGCGCGGGCAGGACTGGAAGACGGGGGTGTGCCAGGCGCTGGGGTGGCCGGAGAACACGGGGGCGGCGTGGGGGCGGATCCTTGACTCGGTGCGCTCGTACAGGGACCTGGAACCGGAACTCCTGGGCTCGGTGGAGCGCCTGATCGACCACGTCACCGTGACCTGA
- a CDS encoding SpoIIE family protein phosphatase — MSRAPDAPERPRPAARTSLPGNPLAPGAARRFVRTALAEWTELALPGVEFITDQLVDEAVVVVSELVTNAVVHAGTDVELRTRLEPAEPAEPAEDGEFAENAGLAVFAEPAKLAESAESAEFAEEAESDAEAAGVLVIEVADHHPARVVRGDGVERPHDSAEYGRGLRLVSALAESWGITYRTGTKIVWARLPVAGVAPVEETAEPEAYAGERALLRGVRAAEILTPAPRRGVPLHDKEWLNRGALCFLAEASDLLAGQLDEDLVAALTAQLLVPRLADWCAVWLEDETPGRPDGGLAGGPRLARVWHGSENRIEELRLFLEKDPLRVPDSAGSSPVPVPWPGQALGAGADSGTALAYRLIAGGRPLGTLVIGRTGLVRFPDEITGLVEDLSRRVSLAIGAARQYARQATISRVLQRGLLPGAVAEIPGVRSALVYEPCDKGGPSGDFYDLFPAGDGRWCFALGDVQGKGPEAAVVIGLARPWLRLLAREGYEVPDVLDRLNQLLLDDATEAADAAARSLVAAGAPGLADEGPQNRFLSLLYGELVPHDGGVHCTIASAGHPLPLVLEPCGKVLTEVAQPQTLLGVFEDATYTYGSFELRPGDSLLCVTDGVTERRSGARQFDDSEGLATVLSGCAGLSAELIAERIRRLVHEFGPKPPEDDLALLVLQAE, encoded by the coding sequence ATGTCCCGTGCTCCTGATGCACCTGAGCGCCCGCGCCCGGCCGCGCGTACGTCGCTGCCGGGCAACCCTCTCGCGCCGGGAGCCGCCCGCCGCTTCGTCCGCACCGCGCTCGCCGAGTGGACCGAACTCGCCCTGCCCGGCGTCGAGTTCATCACCGACCAGCTCGTCGACGAGGCCGTGGTCGTGGTCAGCGAACTCGTCACCAACGCGGTGGTGCACGCGGGCACGGACGTAGAACTCCGGACGCGGCTTGAGCCCGCCGAGCCCGCCGAGCCCGCCGAGGACGGCGAGTTCGCGGAGAACGCCGGGCTCGCCGTGTTCGCCGAGCCCGCGAAGCTCGCCGAAAGCGCCGAAAGCGCCGAGTTCGCCGAAGAGGCCGAAAGCGATGCCGAAGCCGCCGGTGTTCTCGTCATCGAGGTCGCCGACCACCACCCCGCGCGCGTGGTGCGCGGCGACGGCGTCGAGCGGCCGCACGACAGCGCCGAGTACGGGCGCGGTCTGCGGCTCGTCTCCGCGCTCGCCGAGTCCTGGGGCATCACCTACCGCACCGGCACCAAGATCGTGTGGGCCCGGCTGCCCGTTGCCGGAGTCGCGCCCGTCGAGGAGACGGCCGAGCCAGAGGCGTACGCCGGTGAACGCGCTCTCCTGCGCGGGGTGCGGGCCGCCGAGATCCTCACCCCCGCACCCCGGCGCGGCGTACCGCTGCACGACAAGGAATGGCTCAATCGCGGCGCCCTCTGCTTCCTCGCCGAAGCCTCCGACCTGCTGGCCGGGCAGCTCGACGAGGACCTGGTCGCCGCGCTCACCGCGCAGCTGCTCGTGCCCCGCCTCGCCGACTGGTGCGCGGTGTGGCTCGAGGACGAGACCCCGGGCCGGCCCGACGGTGGCCTGGCCGGCGGGCCACGCCTCGCCCGCGTCTGGCACGGCAGCGAGAACCGCATCGAGGAACTGCGCCTCTTCCTGGAGAAGGACCCGCTGCGCGTACCCGACTCGGCGGGCTCCAGCCCCGTCCCCGTCCCCTGGCCCGGACAGGCGCTCGGCGCGGGCGCGGACAGCGGTACGGCACTCGCGTACCGGCTGATCGCGGGCGGCCGGCCGCTCGGCACGCTCGTCATCGGACGGACGGGGCTCGTCCGCTTCCCCGACGAGATCACAGGGCTCGTCGAGGACCTCAGCCGCCGGGTCTCGCTCGCCATCGGGGCGGCCCGGCAGTACGCGCGACAGGCCACCATCAGCCGCGTACTGCAGCGTGGCCTGCTGCCCGGCGCGGTCGCCGAGATACCGGGCGTACGCAGCGCGCTCGTCTACGAGCCGTGCGACAAGGGCGGACCGAGCGGTGACTTCTACGACCTCTTCCCGGCCGGAGACGGACGCTGGTGCTTCGCGCTCGGCGACGTCCAGGGCAAGGGGCCCGAGGCCGCCGTCGTCATCGGCCTCGCGCGGCCCTGGCTGCGGCTGCTCGCCCGCGAGGGGTACGAGGTCCCCGACGTACTCGACCGCCTCAACCAGCTGCTCCTCGACGACGCGACCGAGGCCGCGGACGCCGCCGCCCGCTCCCTGGTGGCGGCCGGCGCTCCCGGCCTCGCCGACGAAGGTCCGCAGAACCGGTTCCTCTCCCTGCTGTACGGCGAGCTGGTCCCCCACGACGGCGGTGTGCACTGCACCATCGCCTCCGCCGGGCATCCGCTGCCGCTGGTCCTGGAACCCTGCGGCAAGGTGCTCACCGAGGTGGCTCAGCCGCAGACGCTGCTCGGCGTCTTCGAGGACGCCACGTACACGTACGGAAGCTTCGAGCTGCGCCCCGGCGACAGCCTCCTGTGCGTCACGGACGGGGTGACGGAGCGGCGCAGCGGCGCCCGGCAGTTCGACGACTCCGAGGGGCTCGCCACCGTCCTCAGCGGCTGCGCGGGGCTGAGTGCCGAGCTGATCGCCGAGCGGATCCGGCGACTGGTGCACGAATTCGGGCCGAAGCCGCCGGAGGACGATCTGGCGCTGCTGGTGCTGCAGGCGGAGTAG
- the hrcA gene encoding heat-inducible transcriptional repressor HrcA, with protein MLSERRLEVLRAIVQDYVGTEEPVGSKALTERHSLGVSPATVRNDMAALEDEGYIAQPHTSAGRIPTDKGYRLFVDKLAGVKPMTAPERRAIQNFLDGAVDLDDVVGRTVRLLAQLTRQVAVVQYPSLTRSTVRHVELLSLAPARVMLVLITDTGRVEQRMIDCPAPFGETSLADLRARLNSRVAGRRFTDVPNLVQDLPEAFEAEDRGTVSTVLSTLLETLVEETEERLMIGGTANLTRFGHDFPLTIRPVLEALEEQVVLLRLLGEASDSGMTVRIGHENAYEGLNSTSVVSVGYGSGGEAVAKLGVVGPTRMDYPGTMGAVRAVARYVGQILAES; from the coding sequence ATGCTCAGTGAACGCAGGCTCGAAGTGCTCCGCGCCATCGTCCAGGACTATGTGGGCACGGAGGAGCCGGTGGGTTCCAAGGCGCTCACCGAGCGACACAGCCTCGGGGTCTCCCCGGCGACGGTGCGCAACGACATGGCGGCGCTGGAGGACGAGGGCTACATCGCGCAGCCGCACACCAGCGCCGGACGCATCCCCACGGACAAGGGCTACCGCCTGTTCGTCGACAAGCTCGCGGGCGTCAAGCCGATGACGGCGCCCGAGCGACGGGCGATCCAGAACTTCCTGGACGGCGCCGTCGATCTGGACGACGTGGTGGGCCGGACCGTACGGCTGCTGGCGCAGCTCACCCGGCAGGTGGCGGTTGTGCAGTATCCGTCGCTGACGCGCTCGACGGTGCGGCACGTGGAGCTGCTGTCGCTGGCTCCGGCCCGCGTCATGCTTGTACTGATCACGGACACGGGACGGGTCGAGCAGCGCATGATCGACTGCCCGGCGCCGTTCGGGGAGACGTCGCTGGCGGATCTACGCGCGCGGCTCAACAGCCGGGTCGCGGGCCGCCGTTTCACGGACGTCCCGAACCTGGTGCAGGACCTGCCGGAGGCCTTCGAGGCCGAGGACCGCGGCACGGTCTCGACGGTGCTCTCCACCCTTCTGGAGACGCTCGTCGAGGAGACCGAGGAGCGGCTGATGATCGGCGGCACCGCCAATCTCACCCGCTTCGGACATGACTTTCCCCTCACGATCCGGCCCGTTCTGGAAGCATTGGAGGAGCAGGTCGTCCTCCTCAGACTCCTTGGCGAGGCAAGCGATTCGGGCATGACGGTGCGCATCGGTCATGAGAACGCCTATGAGGGACTCAACTCCACTTCGGTCGTCTCTGTCGGTTACGGTTCGGGCGGCGAGGCAGTAGCCAAACTCGGCGTGGTCGGACCGACCCGCATGGATTACCCGGGAACGATGGGAGCGGTACGAGCGGTGGCACGGTACGTCGGACAGATCCTGGCGGAGTCGTAA